GGTGCGGGAGCGTGTCGAAAACGAGTGCGACACTAATACACAACCGCGCGGGCGTGTCAACCGCGACCGCGAGGCGTATCTTGACCCAACCCCACCCCACGAGGAACCCCAAATGCTCCTCTCCACTGCGTTTGCCATACTCCTCGGCACGCAAGTTCTTCCGCCCGGTTTCGTCAGCACGCCAGGTACCAGATTACAACCCGCCCAACCCGCGAACTCGCCCCAATCGTTCAGCCTCAAAGACGGCGACCGGATCGTGTGGCTCGGTAACACGCTCGTCGAGCGCGAGCAGCGCTACGGCTACTGGGAAACGGCGCTCATCGCGGCGAATGCCGACAAGAACATCACCGTTCGCAACCTCGGCTGGAGCGGCGACACCGTGTTCGGCGACGCCCGCGCCGGCTTCGACAACGCCGCAAAGGGCTACGAGCGGACGGTGTCGCTCACCCTGGAACTGAAGCCGACCGTGATCTTCGTAAACTTCGGCTCGAACGAAGCGTTCGAGGGCAAAGAAGGGTTACCGAAGTTTGAGAAGGGGCTGGAAAAACTCCTCGACTCGCTCAAGCCCGCCAACGCGCGCGTGTTTTTGTTCTCACCAATTCCCGTCGAAAAATCCACGAGCCTCCCGGACCCGAAGGCGCTCAACGATAAGCTCGCGCTCTACAGCGGGGCGATCAAAGAGATCGCGGAAAAGCGCGGGCTCTCGTTAGTAGACCTGTTCCGCGATTTTCAGAACATCCGTTCTGCGGGTCCGTTCACGGATAACGGCATCCACCTGACCGAAGCCGGCTACAAGCAATTTACTCCGTTCTTCACGAACAGTTTGGCGCAACCGGGAACGGTTGTGAGCGAAGAAAAACTCGAACCGCTCCGCCAGGCGATCATCGCGAAGAACGAGCAGTTCTTTAACAAGTGGCGCCCGCAGAACGAGACGTACCTGTTCGGGTTCCGCAAGCACGAACAGGGGAAGAACGCGAAGGAAATCGTCGAGTTCGACCCGTTCATCGCGAAGGCCGAAGAGGAGATCGCCAAGATCCGGAAGTCGCTGAACAAGTAAGACACCTACCCCCAGCCCCCTCCCTAAAGGGAAGGGGCTTCGTTTTACTCCCCTTCCCTTTAGGAAGGGGTAGGTTCTTCGACTCACACCAAACAACCACCCTCCCAACTCATGCGCCAATACACCTTTTCGCTACTACTTCTGCTCTCGCCCTCACTCGCGTTCGCACAGAACGACGCGAAGGTGCCCGACCCGGACCCGGAACTGGAGCGCAAGACGTTCACCGTCGCGCCCGGGTTCGAGGTGAGCCTGTTCGCGGCGGACCCACTGCTGGCGAAGCCGATCCAGATGAACTTCGACCCGCAGGGGCGGTTGTGGATCGCGTCGAGCGAGATCTACCCACAAATCAAGCCGGGTGAGAAGGCGAACGACAAAATCATCGTCCTCGAAGACACCAATGGGGACGGGAAGGCCGACAAGACCACTGTGTTCGCGGACGGGTTGCTCATCCCGACCGGACTCGAACCCGGGGACGGTGGCGTGTACGTCGCGAACAGCACCGAACTTGTTCACCTGAGCGCGAGCAAGCCCGGCGGCAAGGCCGACAAGCGGAAGGTGCTGCTCAGCGGGTTCGGCACGGAAGACACGCACCACATCATCCACACGTTCCGTTGGGGACCGGATTGCCGGCTGTACTTCAACCAGTCGATTTACATTCACAGCCACATCGAAACGCCGAGCGGCGTGAAGCGCCTGAACGCGGGCGGCATCTGGCGGTACAACCCGGACAAAACGGAACTCGACGTCTTCGCCCGCGGGTGGGTGAACACGTGGGGCCACGCCTTCGACAAGTACGGGCAATCTCTTGCGACGGACGGCGCCGGCGGTGAGGGGATTAACCACGCGATCCCGGGCGGTTATTACCTCACGTCGGTCGGCCCGCACGCGCAACGACTGCTGCACGGGATGAACCCCGGCTCGCCGAAGTATTGCGGCCTCGAAGTGATCTCGGGCCGGCACTTCCCGGACGACTGGCAGGGCGATGTCGTCACCAACGACTTCCGCGGGCACCGCGTGTGCCGGTTCAAACTGCAAGACGACGGCAGCACGTTCGCGGCGCGCGAAATGACGGAAGTCGTCAAGAGCAACCACCCCGCGTTCCGCCCGATCGACGTGAAGATGGGGCCGGACGGCGCGCTGTACATCGCGGACTGGTACAACCCGATTATCCAGCACGGCGAAGTGGACTTCCGCGACCCGCGCCGCGACCACACGCACGGCCGCATCTGGCGCGTGACCGCGAAGGGCCGCGACCTCGTGAAGAAGCCGAAGCTCGTGGACGCGACCATCCCCGAACTGCTGGAACAACTGAAGGCGCCCGAACAGTGGACGCGCCAACAAGCGAAGCGCGTGCTCAAGGAACGCGGCGCCGAGAAAGTGCTGCCGGAACTAGAGAAGTGGATAGACGATTTGGCCAAGAAGGACGAGATGGCTCACCTTGAGGCAATGTGGGTACGAATCGCTCTAGGAGAACGGGCAGGAGGTGAGACGAGCTATTTCCGCGACCCGCGAGCGAAAGCGATCGCCGTGCGCGGATACACGTATGGTCTGAATACCCCAAAGCCAACCGATGAAATCTTTGCAATGGCATGGGCTGCAGATCAAAAATTCATCACATCCGAGTTACAATTCGCGACCGTGCAATACGACAATCCGCGTGCTCGGCTGGAAGGAGTTCGAGCCTTATCGCTCCTTAAATCGGCTGAAGCAGCCGAAGCCGCACTCCGCGTGCTCGATTTCCCAATGGACCGCACGCTCGATTACGCGCTGTGGCTCACGCTTCGCGAACTCGAACCGTACTGGCTCCCCGAGTTCAAGAGCGGCAAACTTACTTTTGGTGGGGACGCAAAGAAATTAGCGTTCGCGCTCAACGCGATCGGCAACAAGGACACCGTGAAGCCGGTTCTCGCGCTCATCGATTCGGGCAAAGTACCGAAGGAGAACGTTCACGGGCTGTACCTGCTGCTCGCGCAGATCGGCGGGTCGGAAGAGTTGGGCAAGGTGTTCGCCCACGCGGACCGCGACACCGGTGTGAGCGCGGACCAGCGAAACGCCCTCTTCCTCGCACTGGAAGACGCGGTCCGCACACGAAAGGTCGCCGCACCCAAAAACGCCGATCAGCTCCACGCGGTTATTGACGAGATCAACACCCAACCGGACAGCAAAACGCGGCCGGCGTCGCGTTCGGCCCTGCGGCTCGCGGGATTGTGGAAGGTCGGCGGGCTGCGCCCGGCACTGGAAAGCATTGCGAAGTCCGAAAAAGCGATCGATCCGGTCGACCGTGCCGCAGCATTGGAAGGGCTTGCACTGTTCGGCGACGCGAATGCGAAAACGTTCATCACGAAGTTGAGTGGCGCGGAGCAGAAACCGGACGTGCGCCGACTCGCACTCGTGGCTCTCGCCGCACTCGACACACCCGTGGCAGCGACCGAAACGGCGAAGTTCCTCCCGGACGCCAAGCCGGACGAAGCGCTGATCGACCTGTTCGCGGCGTTCGTCAACCGAAGGGGCGGCGCGTCCGTGCTGGCAAAAGCGCTCGCGGACAAGAAGCTCCCGGCGGATGTCGCGAAGATCGGTCTGAAGGCAGTTCGTGCCGCGGGCCAACCAGCCGACGACCTGACCGCCGCACTCACGAAGGCCGGTGACCTCACGGCCGCTCGCAAACCACCGACCGAGGCCGAGGTGAAGGCGCTCGCCGCGGACGCGCTCAAAACGGGCGACGCGGCACGCGGGGAGGCGGTGTATCGCCGCAAGGAACTCCAGTGCCTCGCGTGCCACGCCTACGGCGGCGCCGGCGGGCAGGTCGGCCCGGACCTCACCAGCATCGGCGCCAGCGCCCAAGCCGACTACGTCGTCGATTCGCTCCTGTTGCCGCACAAGGCGATCAAAGAGGGCTTCGACGTAACGCGGGTCGTTACGACCGAGGATCAGGTCGTTCAGGGGATCAAGGTGCGCGAAGGTAACGGGGTGCTCGTGCTCCGCACGGCCGAGGACAAGGAGATCACGATCCCGGTGAAGGACATCGCGGAGCGCACGAAGTCCACCAAGTCCCTCATGCCCGAAGGGTTGACGGACCAACTCACGAAGCAGGACTTCACGGACCTCGTGCGGTACATCTCGGAACTCGGCAAGGTCGGCGGGGCTTACGCCCCGAGCAAGGCCCGCGTCGTCCGGCGCTGGCAGGTGATCGAGCCGACGAACGCGAACCTGAACGCCTTCCGGCGCGCCCGCGTGTCGGCCGCCGCGGAAGCGGAAAGCCCGTTCTCGTGGGCTCCCGCGTACTCGAAGGTGTCGGGCGATCTGCCGCTCGCAGAGCAACCGAAGTTCACCGTGTGGAACGATACCGCGCCACAAACGGTGCTCCGCTTCCAGCTTGATGTAACTACCGCCGGGGCCGCGAAACTGAAGTTCAACTCGGTCGCGGGCCTGACGGTGTACGTGGGCAACACGCCGATCGAGCCGAAGCCGGAAACGGTCCTCGACCTCAAGGCCGGCGTGCAAACGGTCACGATCCTCATCGACCGCTCGAAGCGCGCGACCGAAGACGTGCGGATCGAGTTGGACGACGTGGAGAAGTCGCCCGCGCGCGTCGCGGTTGTG
This region of Gemmata massiliana genomic DNA includes:
- a CDS encoding PVC-type heme-binding CxxCH protein, whose protein sequence is MRQYTFSLLLLLSPSLAFAQNDAKVPDPDPELERKTFTVAPGFEVSLFAADPLLAKPIQMNFDPQGRLWIASSEIYPQIKPGEKANDKIIVLEDTNGDGKADKTTVFADGLLIPTGLEPGDGGVYVANSTELVHLSASKPGGKADKRKVLLSGFGTEDTHHIIHTFRWGPDCRLYFNQSIYIHSHIETPSGVKRLNAGGIWRYNPDKTELDVFARGWVNTWGHAFDKYGQSLATDGAGGEGINHAIPGGYYLTSVGPHAQRLLHGMNPGSPKYCGLEVISGRHFPDDWQGDVVTNDFRGHRVCRFKLQDDGSTFAAREMTEVVKSNHPAFRPIDVKMGPDGALYIADWYNPIIQHGEVDFRDPRRDHTHGRIWRVTAKGRDLVKKPKLVDATIPELLEQLKAPEQWTRQQAKRVLKERGAEKVLPELEKWIDDLAKKDEMAHLEAMWVRIALGERAGGETSYFRDPRAKAIAVRGYTYGLNTPKPTDEIFAMAWAADQKFITSELQFATVQYDNPRARLEGVRALSLLKSAEAAEAALRVLDFPMDRTLDYALWLTLRELEPYWLPEFKSGKLTFGGDAKKLAFALNAIGNKDTVKPVLALIDSGKVPKENVHGLYLLLAQIGGSEELGKVFAHADRDTGVSADQRNALFLALEDAVRTRKVAAPKNADQLHAVIDEINTQPDSKTRPASRSALRLAGLWKVGGLRPALESIAKSEKAIDPVDRAAALEGLALFGDANAKTFITKLSGAEQKPDVRRLALVALAALDTPVAATETAKFLPDAKPDEALIDLFAAFVNRRGGASVLAKALADKKLPADVAKIGLKAVRAAGQPADDLTAALTKAGDLTAARKPPTEAEVKALAADALKTGDAARGEAVYRRKELQCLACHAYGGAGGQVGPDLTSIGASAQADYVVDSLLLPHKAIKEGFDVTRVVTTEDQVVQGIKVREGNGVLVLRTAEDKEITIPVKDIAERTKSTKSLMPEGLTDQLTKQDFTDLVRYISELGKVGGAYAPSKARVVRRWQVIEPTNANLNAFRRARVSAAAEAESPFSWAPAYSKVSGDLPLAEQPKFTVWNDTAPQTVLRFQLDVTTAGAAKLKFNSVAGLTVYVGNTPIEPKPETVLDLKAGVQTVTILIDRSKRATEDVRIELDDVEKSPARVAVVGGK
- a CDS encoding SGNH/GDSL hydrolase family protein, with product MLLSTAFAILLGTQVLPPGFVSTPGTRLQPAQPANSPQSFSLKDGDRIVWLGNTLVEREQRYGYWETALIAANADKNITVRNLGWSGDTVFGDARAGFDNAAKGYERTVSLTLELKPTVIFVNFGSNEAFEGKEGLPKFEKGLEKLLDSLKPANARVFLFSPIPVEKSTSLPDPKALNDKLALYSGAIKEIAEKRGLSLVDLFRDFQNIRSAGPFTDNGIHLTEAGYKQFTPFFTNSLAQPGTVVSEEKLEPLRQAIIAKNEQFFNKWRPQNETYLFGFRKHEQGKNAKEIVEFDPFIAKAEEEIAKIRKSLNK